One window from the genome of Dermacentor variabilis isolate Ectoservices unplaced genomic scaffold, ASM5094787v1 scaffold_13, whole genome shotgun sequence encodes:
- the Trs23 gene encoding trafficking protein particle complex subunit 4-like protein Trs23: MPVYSVYIVSKSGGLIFHSDFPSLPRVEIEKTFSYPLDMTLSYQNVLKRVVVVFGQRDGVCVGHAVMAVNGVAVTGRLLEDGRDVQAVVADEANYPLSIRFGRPRLTTNERIVLASTFHSFYAIASQLSPEPKSSGIEVLEAGAFRLHCYQTVTGIKFIVLADARQASLEPLLRRLFELYADYALKNPFYSLEMPIRCELFDTNLQAAVEQMERTGISNV; the protein is encoded by the exons ATGCCGGTTTACAGCGTCTACATCGTGAGCAAGTCCGGCGGCCTCATCTTCCACAGCGACTTTCCGAGTCTGCCTCGGGTCGAGATCGAGAAGACGTTCTCATACCCTCTGGACATGACCCTGTCTTACCAGAACGTGCTCAAGCGGGTGGTGGTGGTGTTCGGGCAGCGTGACGGCGTCTGCGTGGGTCACGCGGTCATGGCTGTCAACGGTGTTGCAGTCACCGGGCGTTTgctcgaggacggcagagacgTGCAAGCGGTCGTCGCCGACGAGGCCAA CTACCCCTTGAGCATCCGCTTTGGACGGCCCCGGTTGACTACCAATGAACGTATTGTTCTTGCCAGCACATTCCACTCCTTCTATGCCATTGCCTCACAGCTGTCGCCTGAACCCAAGTCGTCGGGCATCGAGGTTCTGGAAGCGGGTGCGTTCCGCCTGCACTGTTACCAGACTGTGACAGGCATCAAGTTCATTGTGCTTGCCGACGCCCGCCAGGCATCTCTGGAACCACTTCTACGTCGTCTGTTCGAGCTGTATGCCGACTATGCACTCAAGAATCCATTCTACTCGCTCGAGATGCCTATACGTTGTGAACTGTTTGATACAAACCTCCAGGCAGCTGTGGAACAGATGGAGCGAACAGGCATCAGCAATGTCTGA